The Spinacia oleracea cultivar Varoflay chromosome 2, BTI_SOV_V1, whole genome shotgun sequence DNA segment CCAAAGGTCAGCTTCAAAAAATAAAAGCATAGACACAAGAAAAATGCACTAAAGAAGAGAAATTACACCTCCTCCGAAGTATGAGACGCTTTcgccttcttcggatgcgcagaaGACCTTAGAAGAGTACTTTCTTTCCTCTTCTTCTGATCCTAGAAAGGAGACTAAATGTCAGTGGACCGGAAGAAACCGAGAAGGAAATAATTAAGACAGAAAGCGAAGTACCCGGCTCCTCAGAAGAGTgctatctatccgagccggggacgaaaccgaaggaacggcacgcggcgcAGCGTCAGttccaggaccctaaaaagacgGGTCAGGACCaggacgttagccgacggccaacccgAAACATGAACAAAAAGTTTCTTTTCCGGAGTTAGAAACACATACCGGATCCGAAGTTGTCTGGAGAGGACGCATCACTGTCTTCACCGGAACAGCCTCGGGAGATGAAGCAGAGTCCCACGGATCAGCCCGAACTTCGGAAAGCCGAGCAAGGGCGGagggagacaacacgtaatccttcaggcgaggattacgaggattctctttcTCGAACTTGTACTCGGGGGCCGAATCGTGGATGGTGCGCAAGTCCAAAGAGATACCCAAAATCTCAGGGTCGATACGCTCGAAACCGTACTCTGCAAAACAAGTTGGAAAAGCAGTCAGGTAAACCGAAAAAGGAAAGGGAGGACGAACTCACTAaaacacggtcccagccgaaggAAACCTACCCTTGTCAAAAaccctgctgagaccggcgcaagcaagaatgtcctcccgaaGAATGTAATGAAGGCTCGGAAGCCAGTTGGCGGGCAGTTTATAGTTATCCTCCCGATCCAGAAACCACTGCAGGAGGTCCACATAATGCCGGTGCCTCCGATCCGGAGCAGGCACCCCCGACATGTCAGGATCGGGCGTTACGAACCACTTTGGAGGGCGATAGAAattgggatgcttcggatccgtgGGAACACGAACGAGCAACCAttccgtcttccaattatggTCAGAACTGAGGTACGGGTAAGCGGTGATGTAGTTAGGCTCGCCCTTCTTCCGAGACCTCTTGTTAACAAtagtccaccaaccatacccatcacccttggagGCATGGTTGAAGGACAGATCATGAAGATCTCTGAAGACGGCCACAGAGCAAGGGAAGTTCACGAAATCGCACACCCACcgaaatccgatgatgtgccgcATAGACTTGAGCGTGAGTTgagccaaactgatgttgtacgacaccaagaGCTCGGAAATGAATGGATCTAAAGGAAAACGGAGACCATTTTCCAGTTGATGAGTGTACACAGAAATAAaacccctcggcggatgagtcacccgaggacgctcttgATCAGGAAGTTCGCACCAATACCCCAAGGTATGCTGGATCCCATACAGCTCTTCGGCTCTCCGATGATAGGctcccagcttcgcctccaccagCCAGTTACCATTCACTGACTTCTCCAACGGACCATCTATTttagtggtctcatgcaaaaTCGGAGCAAACTTGCCCTTCGGATCGGCCTCAGTCCAGTGAACAGGAAACTCAGGATAAGACTGGCGGTGACCCGAAGAgccagctttcttaccagaagcaGCACGCTCGGATCCACTGGATCCCCCAGCAGCGCCATCTTTCGAGGCGTCCCAACCAGCTGACGCTTTCTTCACCGGCTTTTCCGAGGACCAACCCCTCGAAGAATTTCGCGCCTTCTCCGAGGGAAAATTTCCCCTCTCCTCAGAAGTACCACCAACAAACTTACCTTTACCCTTATCCCTAGCCATGGCTGAAGAGCTTAAATCTAGGGTTCAGAGGGAGGAGTAGAAGAGAATGCAAGGAAAAGAGCAGGATTCGGAAAAGCAAGAAAAAGGACAAGGCTCGCAAGCAAATTACCTTCCTCCGACGCGGAATTTGCCGACAAAACGAACAAAGCAAGTTCCCGAAGACCAGAGCTAACCGAAAACCGTAGATCTGAAGATATGTCAAGGCAGCGATTCACCAGAAAATGGAGAGCTTTTGAAAAGAAAGGGAAAGTAAAGGTTCGAAAAGAAGTCGCGTCCAGTATTTATAAGAAAAAAGGAAGGCGCGTCGACTTCCTCAAAACCCACGATCCCCACTACTCACAACaagtcccaacacttgtcatcaatgcaaaaaaataacttctttttgaaaaaagagagggaacccTTTTGACTTtcgacagctggaaacccacccatttactCCAAAATGGgtcgggtctggggggcatgttgtttgggctcccaattgaatgCCAATTGGGCtattaagtccaaagcccaaaggctcacagcaacaacatcaaacccactacagtccaaaaggctattcagccaccaatcaaggcccaaggcccacttgcaataaataacctaagggcatttattgtacaaacactataaataagccgtcatggctcacttaccaaggtacgtccatttcacgccttaagacCACTCTTCTAGggaatttctctctctagaatccgagcattgttcttacttaggcatcggaggggctttcctcggaaacacccccgaggctagtaacttgtttattgtgcaggttgatttggacacaatacattcgagctagcaatatcttcaacacatacaaaagggccttcattcgaagcccattgtttcatccacttcaacaccggaacaactaagttcaaaagaagctcaagagagtcaaataaagccaaacatagtttgaaagtcaattgcacaatgcagggtataaagacatatgaatgcaaaaaaagcaactaaattgaacaggaacactaggaaagcagtacatttttttagttgcacgtaaactcccacccctaatggatggtacaaagcgtacaacacctataaaaccaataaaaatgtactagaaagcaataaatatagatatccctcccccaagctaaacaaaacacagtgccctcactgtgaaaatagcaacaatataactcaaacaagggagagagagagaaagggctcACTCATGATGAGCGTCGTCTGCCGAGGATGACTCGGTAGAACTGTCGACAGTAGAAGCGGTGTGGCCAGAAGCTTTAAACTGACGACGCAAAGAGCCAATCTCCATAGATGCAACAATCACAATTTAGAATACTCCATTCAACCAAGACGGTGCATGCTTCAAGATTCAACGATCAATCCCAACGAATAGTTCATGCAATAATCAATAATTTCCCAATGCTACCAATTTGAACTCAACAAGCAACAAACATTAAACAATCTCAAGAAGCAATTCAGATAATATTCGCCAATGCTAATAGTTCAAACTCAACAACCAACAAGCGTGAACCAAGCTCAACAAATAATTCATATAATATTCACAACAACGACAGCCAGTTGAATTCAACAACCAATATTGTCATaaaaattccaattttcttttcaaaatatgattcaagtgaataaaggttagaaaaattgaaattttaatatcTTTTGTGCTTCACAAAGACCAGAATTTGGTTGCAAATTCACATGAATTCCGCAAATGAGCACCAATACTACAATTTGCCAATGTCCACAAAGAACCAAAAACcccaaattgattttaaaatttagGGTTTGCAATTCATGTACAAAATGATGGTGAAGGTGGGAGAGAAGGTGGCGGGCGTGGGCTGGTGGTGAGGCGGTGCGACGACCACCGCATTGCAGGTGGCCGGCAGCGGCGTACCGCCGGTTGATGGTGGCAGAGGGAAAATAGAGGGAGGAGTTCGAAGGGATGGCTGGGTTTCGTGGGTGAGGGAGAGTGAAGTCGAAGGAAGGAGAAGGCTGCGGGTGGTGGTGTTTCATCGACCACCGGTGCAGCGCCGGGGGAAGGGTGAGGGACAAGCGAAGTGCGAAGGAGGGTGGTGTAGGCTGGGCGATGAGGGTGGATCGCGAAGGGAAGGTGGGTGAGGAGTGGTCGCCGTCCGCCGGTAGGGTAAGGGGTAGCGCCGGCTGGTTCGACGGCAGAGGGGTGATGGTGGGTTAGGGAAGAACGAGCAGAACGAGGGATGGTGGCTGActtcgtatttttatttttattttgaatcaaatgggGCGGGAAATCCAGCGACGTCGCTGGTTTGCCAGCGGGCAAGGCAGAGAACGAAGCAATTTGGGTAGAACAGGCAAGcgggctcgctgggcgagcgctGGGAAATGCGTGCAAGGGGCAGCGACCAAGtagctcgctgggcgagcgctGCTTTCACGTATGATGCATCGGGATTTCCAAATTGACTTGAACTTGCACTTATAcatccaaaaaaaaatcaagcaccACTAAACTCAAAAGTTAGAAtcgttaataaaaattaaacacacaaaaataaataagtaaatacgATTAAAGagaaattaatctaaaattgaaataaaaatatGAATCCAAGCGAACTCAAGAAAAATCGTTAGTAAGAATTAAACACatgaaatgaataaaaaaataaataaatagaaacGATTAATGAAAactaattgaaaaataaaaataaaaattatgaattcaagtgaactcaaagggaaatatttttgtgcttttgttgtttctatttttttttcactttttttttcaataaattaaccaaatgaaaaacaataaattaaaatagaaagtaaataaattaaaacggaaataaatgaaaaaaaaaattaaaatgatggagagttagaaatcgggttgcctcccgataagcgctcgttttaagtcattagcttgactccaaACGCCAAAAATCAAGCGTCGATGGGTGGATCAGAGAGATATATCGTCTCCAATTTTCCAATAAACGCTCCTTCAGTGTATAACTTCAAACGTTGGTCGTTCGCTTTGAACTTGGTGCCATCGAGCACCGAACATCTTGCTCCAACTGTTGGACTAGCATCAACTGCATCACCAGGATCATCATCACCTGCAAACCTTTTCAAACCAAGTGCATTATTTGAAAAAATTCTAGAATAAGAATGAGGCAACTTAGCATTAGAGGCAATCACTGAACAAGACACTTCTTGCATTGGACTTTTCATCACATGAGACAAGCTAAAGGTCACCTTGTCATCCCCTACTGTCAAGGTTAGCTTCCCTTTCTTGACATCAATAACTGCCCCTGCAGTATGAAGGAATGGCCTACCTAAGATTATTGGAATCTGATTGTCCTCTGCTATGTCAAGCACAACAAAGTCTACGggaatatagaatttacctactctcacGGGGACgtcttctaaaacacctaaggggtatttaatAGAATGGTCGGCCATTTGAAGAGTAATGGTGATACATTTTAATTCTCCCATGTTTAACTTTTTGTAAATAGAGAGGGGAATGACGGAcacactggcacctaaatcacatagggCCTTATCAATGAATAAAGCACCTATATGACAAGGGATGGAGAAACTACCGGGGTCCTTTAGTTTAGGAggagacttgttttgtaacATAACACTACACTCCTCAGTTAAAGCCACTCTCTCTACACCACCAAGATCCCTTTTCTTAGtgattaattcctttaaatactttgcATACATAGGAATCTGAGATATTAAATCAGTGAAAGGAATCGTTACCTCGAGAttcttgaccatagccaagaactTATCGAACTGTTGATTAACCTTTGTTTTCTGCATTCGGTGAGGAAATGGTAGTGTAGGTGCAAAAGGGGGAGAATCAGTAACCTTCTCCTTGCCGCTTTCCTTCTTTTATATTTCATTCTCAACACCCGGGGTTTCAACCCCTACATCCACAGTCTTAATTTCAACATATGCCTCTTCACCAGACTGATGATCACCCTTTGACTTATATTGTCGATGTGGAAATGGCAATCGAGGAACAAAAGGGCGAGAATCATCAATAACCTTCTCCTTGACTCTTTCCTTAGTCCTTCTAGCCTCCTCTCTCCCCTTTTCAATATCTATAAAATCAGTAGGTACCAAGGGGGCATCATATGTAGTACCACTCCGAAGAACTATGGCACAAGCACTCTCTCTAGTGTGATCTTGAGATGAAGTAGATTGCCCTGGAAGTTTTCCCGGTTGCGTTTTTGACAAAGTATCAGCGAGTTGAGCAACTTGGTTCTCCAACATTCTATTTTGATTCTTCAACTCCTTTATGCTTtcatcgtggttcttttgagcaaTCTCTGAGGTCTTCTGCATATTCGCTATGAGCTTATACAAATCACTCATGTTAGGCTCTAGAGTGGCATTGCTCTGCGGAGGTTGTTGCTGATAGCCTTGGTGCGGGGGTCTATTAAACCCCGGGGGAGCATTATGTGAGGCTCCTTGTGGAAATGGAGGCCTAGCAGCATGTGCCTGAGGTGGATGGAACTGTGGTTGTGACCATTGTTGCTGCGGTTGAGGATTTTGAGCATTGTTGCTTCgatatgagaaatttggatgattccTCCAACCTGGATTGTACGAGTTGGAATATGGGTCATCGGGTTGCCTCTGTTGAAAAGCATTCACGTGCTCCATTCACGTGGTATCTTGCAGACTATAAGAGCACTCATGACCAAAGTGACCTTGGATTCCACATACTTCGCAGTAAGAAGTTGTCACTGGAGCTACACTAGACATAGCATTGATACTCATTGGGGGAGTACCAGACTGAGGGGACTTCAAAGCATCGATCTTTATGTTCAAGGCTGCCACTTGTGATGACAATAGGGCATAAGCATCGACATCAATCTTTCCCTTCTTAGATGTAGTTCTGGTGGTGCTGTAATGATTAGCAGCAAGATTGGCAAGGAAATCATAACCTgcatccacttctttgtcaagaaaaacaccTCTAGAAGCAGAATCAACcgtgttctttgtttcatcttgtaaaccatggtagaaaatctgaaccaagaaccatttttcaatattatgaTGCGGGCACGACCGCTGCAAAGCCTTGAATCTATCCCAGGCTTCTCTAAGTGACTCTCCCGGTTCTTGCGTAAATGTAGTCAACTTGTGCCTTATTTCAGCCGTCTTGGTGGGTGGAAAGAATTCTTCCAGAAAGGCTTGTGAAATAGCACCCCACTCTGTCTCCTTGACATCGTTCAACCATATTTGAGCCTTATCACGAaggctaaaaccaaacaacattactttcaattggtcttgagtgaccccttgatgcttgacaatgccacatagttggttgaacctctgcagatggttggtgggttcctcagatggatggccaccatattgattttgtgagaccatggagattagagctggcttgatctcaaagttgactGCTTCGATAGTTGGCATCGTAAGCCCAGTCGGAACACTGCTTGAGGAAGGAACCCCATATGATTTCAAGGATTTAGACATCGTGTGACTCGGTGGAGTTTGTGAGTCTTGAACCCCTGACTGCTTcttcttttgttgtttctttttGAGTTGTCGAAGAGTCTTACCAAGATCGGGATCGGGTGGAACTAAGGTACCCGTTCTAGcagacctgggcataaacaacagacaagaaaacgcagtgaaatttgcctcaattggaactaaaagttccaatgagacaatggaaacagttcaaataatcaaactaaagCTAATAGAATCTAGttgtctccccggcaacggcgccaaaaacttgatgaactaaaaagtgataccgcaagtgcacggtgtctgttgttagcagatacttagcaaatacgggtcgatcccacagggagacaagttctattagtttttgcccaattatacgaactatttcaataacgaaagttgattttggatattattaactactgaagctaaagcaataatgtaaatgtgaaattatcaatgaattaaaaggtctagggcgactgttcggttcaccatgcttataccaatccaagaacacaaatcaatccagaaatgaataaactaagccgagtcattaaagtacatgttaatcctacggtcgggtcttaacactttcaattcaacatatgcagtacggtcgctaacttaatcagaattgccaattgtactaagcctctaaaaatacgatctttTGTTGTAGTATAGTGGTAAGTATTCCCGCCTGTCACGCGGGTGACCCGGGttcgttccccggcaacggcgccaaaaacttgatgaactaaaaagtgataccgcaagtgcacggtgtctttTGTTAGCatatacttagcaaatacgggtcgatcccacagggagacaagttctattagtttttgcccaattatacgaactatttcaataacgaaagttgattttggatattattaactactgaagctaaagcaataatgtaaatgtgaaattatcaatgaattaaaaggtctagggcgtctgttcggttcaccatgcttataccaatccaagaacacaaatcaatccagaaatgaataaactaagccgagtaattaaagtacattaatcctacggtcgggtcttaacactttcaattcaacatatgcagtacggtcgctaacataatcagaattgccaattgcactaagcctctaaaaatacgatctttcgattctaattcctattagctagataatcaattaatgaaattggccgataacatgaatcaacaattaaaacaaatcaatcggaatactcaagcaataatctataaattaacaaactttatgcataataatcatggtataaacatggcttcccttacttagccctagaatacgactactcgctcataattgaattaacaaacatgatagaaataataaacatgaatttcataatcaaaggaaaaattaaactaaggaacgaaaacaataataacaaattaaagcaaaaaaaaaacgattcttgaattacctctagattgatgaattgaaaattgaaaagctagggttcaacaatggaaTATGGAAGAATAGAAAAACTCACGTCAAAGAGTTTCTAGGAATTGAGaacgtaaaagaaaataaaagcataagggaatacattaattcccttgaggtgttttagtgtttcctaaattctaaacaaaaaaagaaaaataataataattacataagttatcATTTAATTGAACGATCACGAGAAACGACGCAACGAACCCACATAGAAGTAgctgggcggagaaaccagcgggcccgctggtgggtcgctggttttcgcgcccaaggggaagattgggccatcattttgggctttgggcgaagcggatagtcgagccatcttgtttatgttataactcttgttctacaatgcttataaggacgtgtgacctgtcgttggaaagctcttgaagtctactttctaggccaataaaaatcgtctcattccaacatgtagaacttgagatatcatcaaaagagtgaacgcttgtccgttttgatgcttagaaaaatagcgtttagcttcgttgttgactccaaattatccctagagatatgcaatgatcctcgagtcaacattccatccatTCATCAtgcaaatcaactcataacactccgaaagcatccaaatgaccgtaaaatcacctgaaacattaagaaaacacaaacggagcgtaatagagtacgacaacgataacttatgcaaatgtgatcctaaatgcaactaaaatgatataaatgcctaataatgcaacctaaatgcgcctaaaataccttatacaaatatgactcatcactCACATAAAAGTTAACAACTCGTAATTCGTAAAAGGAATAATACTAATAGCCGATATAATGAATGTGAATATAAACCTGAAAATAGGATTCAAGTTTCCTTTTCAGAGTCGCATATTCTCTCTTCAATTGCTGGAAAGTCCTCATGCAGCTGCTCACACCATGCAAAAGCAATAGGCAACAAAAGTTAGGAAGCGGATTGAATGAGACAACAGACATAAGAAGattaggaaaaaaaaatcaaaacacaatgacataatatgttctttgtacATATATGATAATATgtcatttcattttattttcccAAACAAAATATATGCTACGTGGGAGGCAGTCATGGCACAACTACACTACATTATACATCTATACTCCGTAAAAAGCAATATAGTGGTATGGGATTTTAGAGATTATCACAAAAAAAGAAGATAAAACATATCTTTTGTGATtaatctttattttattttattaatattaattgtgCAAAGATAACGTGTATAATCTCATGGTTCAACGAGATAAGACTCAATTGTTAAAACTTGAAGTGGATGGTTCAAATCTTATACTTACTTTACATAAATCTTCATTATACGTTCTAGAATAAGAAttgtttataattttatatctattgtttaattttaaattaagtaTGAATTGGGTTATCATGTTAACCAATTTCAACCCTACATTTCCCTTCATGGGCTATTGGGCTACATTGATAAAGTACCCTTAGGATTTTGTCAATCCGAAATCGCAACAATTTGGTGGGAATTGGAGATTGAATAAATGATCGACTTTAGTGCGGTCAATAATTTAGCTATAATTACAAGCTATCATTTCATGCAATATTGAGGGCCCGATAGCACGACATAACATGCCTTACGTGTTAGCATAAAAGACAAACACGAGTAAGATGTGACACGACTTTTTCTTGATCCGTTCTAAACACGAAATATTAGGGCATATAATATCTTTAAAATTACTAAAAGGGTTTGTTAGCATGGCACGACCTGACCCGACGCATAAGATGAGTGTGTGTACAAGCCTCATTTATGAAAGACGTACAGACACAAGTTGGCCTGGTATGCAATAAATTTTCCTTGACATGGTTCATTGGGTGCACGAGCACTACAACATATTAGATCAAAGAGGGCAAAAGAAATCGCCCTCTTAGATGTAAAACTCGCCCTTCTAGGCTACCAGGGCGATTTTTAAATCGCCCTCCCATCGCCCTGTTAGCCTCGTCCTATTAGCTTTGCAGGGCAAACAAAAAATTTCGCCCTCTTTGAATGGAATCAAAGAGGGCAACATTTTTCGCCCTCCTAGAATATAATCAAAGAGGGCAACATTTTTCGCCCTCCTAGATTGAAATCAAATAGGGCGACATTTTTCGCCCTCCTAGAATGAAATCAAAGAGGGCAATgtttttcgccctctttgattgaTAAATGAAAGGCAAGTGCgtttttcgccctctttgattgaTTTTGTGAAATGCAGATACTTTTTCCCTCTTTGATTGTTTGCTttttatatttctatttttttttaaatgttagCCAATACATCAAATAATttacctacgtgggattcgaacccacatctttgtgcataatttgcacaatgctctccCATTTGAGCGAATAGGTTAGTGCTACTTTGAGAAAAACTTAGTCAATGCAATCATCCTATTGAAGGAATGCTTATAGTAAACAAAACTAGTTAATAACAAAATATATCGAAATTAcaagaataatatagcaggatATATATGACATTGAGATATCTGTAGAATCCTGCTGCCAACTGCCAAGGAAATTCAAATTATGTAACTAGCACCAACTTAATTCAATTCATTCAATCAGAAAAGTCTATTCTCGACTATATATGTCAATTCTCAAACACAAACAATTCAATGCTAAAACCCAAAGCTCTTGTTACAACCACTCATCTACAACATCATAATACAATATTTGATCCACGCTTAAACAAACCTCGTCTGCTTCTGGATCAGTCGGATGGTTTGCTGCTTCCATGATATATTTGGCCTTGATTTCATTTGCATTCTCCCTTCAATcacaacaaacaaaacaacatTCTACTTCAGCAATCTAACTCACGTCGTAATAGAATGAAAGGAAATATTTCCCAAGAATGGACCTGTTAATAACGCCACTAAGGGCTGCAGGGATTAGCACATCACAATCCTCAACCAATATTGAGTCGGAATCTATTGCATCTGAACCATGAAAACCTTTTACTCCACGGTTTTCTTGGACGTGTTTCAGTAAGCTGTCAATGTCAAGTCCGTTCTTGTTTTTTATCGCTCCACTGATATCACTTACAGCAACAACCTTCCCTCCTAATTCACTGATGAGTCGTGCTGCCCACGAACCCACATTCCCAAAGCCCTGAGATTAGTCAAGCTAGGATCAATTGCAGCTAACAAACAAATAGTCAGGAGCTGCAAGTATCACTAAAATATCGAGCATATTAGTCAAAAGCTTGTTTTATGTATCTCAGTATCAATATAATGCATCTAGACTTGCATAAATTAAGGATAACACAACCAAATTATGAGTGTTGTCCAAATAAGTACAATCACAATTAAACAATCATAATACTTACAATAGGTTTTCCAGTAACAACTGCAGGTGAATGACCATGAAATTTCGAGTATTCATCCAATATCCATGCCATTGTCTAAAGCAGATTAAAAATCAAGTCTACAGTCACATTTGTCAATAATACTACAGACCTTGTATCTCACTGATGAACAAATTTGACTTTCACTTCACCTGCGAATTTGTCCCCGTATCTGGTGCTGGTACATCAGTGTGGATTCCAATAAGATCATGAATCTTTCGGGTAAACACTCGCGTCAAGCGTTCAAGATAATAAGAACACCAAAGTATTTGATAACAAGAACTGAATAACTTGGCTAATGGTATACCTGATATAAAAAATTAGTTGATATCATCCAATACAAAATTAGTTAATATGTCTGATATTTTCAGTTACACAAGTCTACAAGCTCAAGTAATATGCTTCTACTTGTTATAATTTAAATGATAAATCACATAAAGAAGAAAATATCAAAATCTATGAATTTGTATTGCACTTTGTTATATTAATTTCACTCCTTTTCTAAATACACAAGCATGACAAACCTCTCAATTTGGCATTTCTAATCTCTTACAAACAATTTGCTACAAGCTCAAGAAGTAAATCATACATAACCACCAAAAAATgaattcaaattccaagttcattGTCAAACATTCCCCCCACAGGACCCAAAGTAATAGTTAAAAAGTGAATTGATAGCCAAAGATTTCCTAACTATCCTTAGTATTGACAGAATACAAGCTATATGCTTCCGCTTAGTCACACATGAATGCAATGTAACATCAAAATCATATAGAAATACACCAAAAAACTCAATCCAGATTGATATTAAAACAAATATGTAATAGGATATTAATTCGATCACATTCAATTATAGATGAAACTCTttaaaaattcaacattcataCAAACACAAAATATATTCTCTTGTATTCAGACAATAAGGCACAATTAAAAGCATAAATTCACAAAAAAATCTGATTAATAAAACTTTagagaaagaagagagaaaTTATTACTCAAAGTTGCAATTATGAGTTATCCAACCTGAAATCACCTGcaaacacaaaaccaaaaaatcaagttcaataatcTATCGTCAATTGCAAAGACGACAATCAGAAGAAAATGTACCAGCAGAAACTATAATTTGTTGAAATAAACCAATAAAAGCACATAATATTCAACAAAACCTTTCGTATATGTTTCAATTATAAAAAGACATTGAGATCTAagagaaaaataacacaaaattaatgaaaaaaacaatcaaacaaaatagaATATACCTATAAGTCGGAATTTGACCTAATTATTCAACAGAATCGAGGAAATCATTAAGCTTACAAACTGAGCAACGAAAGAATTGAGCAATTCGACCAATTTTCGATTAAATTAGGGTTTACTGGATAATTTGTGAGGGTTTTTGGTTGGAGATTTAgcggagagagagagagcaatTTGAGTAGAGCTATG contains these protein-coding regions:
- the LOC110777712 gene encoding LOW QUALITY PROTEIN: glutamate dehydrogenase B-like (The sequence of the model RefSeq protein was modified relative to this genomic sequence to represent the inferred CDS: substituted 3 bases at 3 genomic stop codons); amino-acid sequence: ASSGWLGSSPLPISVADLERLTRVFTRKIHDLIGIHTDVPAPDTGTNSQTMAWILDEYSKFHGHSPAVVTGKPILLTNMLDILVILAAPDYLFVSCNXSXLDXSQGFGNVGSWAARLISELGGKVVAVSDISGAIKNKNGLDIDSLLKHVQENRGVKGFHGSDAIDSDSILVEDCDVLIPAALSGVINRENANEIKAKYIMEAANHPTDPEADELHEDFPAIEERICDSEKET